GTTTAAAAAGGTTACTAAAAGAACAATACAAAATGATATAAAAATTTTTGAAAATTTGGGATTAATTAAAAGTCATTTTAATCCACTTGGAAAAAACAATGGCAGCTTTACTTACTATACAATAAATAAAACACTTGAAAAATTCGCTAAAAAAATTATTAGTACAGCGTATTTTATTAATAAAAAAATTAAACATGAAAAATCAAAAAACAAGGAAATAAAAAAATTTAAAATAAAAGAAGAATCTCAAAAATACAAAATTTCATATCAAATAACTTCACATGTATTAAGCGATAATATAAGTAAAAATTATAAGAATTCTAAAACCTCTATTAAAAAACAAAATTTAAAGAAAACGATAAACTTCTTGGAAAAAGAAATCAAAAAAAAGCATAAATCGGTAAATTTAGAGGAAATAAAAGAAATAACAAAAAACAAAATTAGCTATAAAAATTCATTATGGAATTTAAAGGATTTCATGGAAGAATTATACGAATACGAAGAAACAAAAATAATAAAATTCTTTAAAAAAACTTTAAAAAAAAAGAAAAATAAAGTATGGTTTATGTCAAAAAATTTTAAAAATACAGATTTTGATGAATTAATAAGAGAATTTAAAAATAAAAATAGAATAAAAAGAAAGATAAAATTTGAAAATGAAACTCAAATTAATAAACCAAATGATATAAAAAATGCTATTGCATTAATTAAAAATCTAATAAAATCAAAAAAATCTTATGAAAAATAAAGAAACAAAAATAAAATTTTTCAACAAAATTGAAAAAATAGAAAACAAAATTATTTATCATACTAAAATTTTTAGTATGATAAATAATTTTGAAGCAAAACCCAAAAAAGGAAAATTCTGGTTATGTCTAAGAAACATCTTTAACCATAAAAAATACGAAAGTTTTCACTTATTTTCAATAAAAGAAAATGATAAATTTTTAGGAATTTTTTATGGCTTTATAAATCTTTCAAAACCATTTATTATAAACTATGCAGAAAAAGGGACAAAAAAAACCATAAGATTAAAAAAAATTTTTTATATGGAATTCAGATTTAAAAAAGGAAGTGTTTTTTGTTATTTAAGAAGTCTATACACATTAACTAAAACTAAAAATAAAAATAAAATTTTTTATAAATCTCTTTTAGAAAGAACTTTAAAAATTGAAGAGAGAATATATAAGTTTTATGATAAAAAATATGAAAATAATAAAGGAATACTAAATTGGATAAGAAAAAACCAAAAATAATAACAATTGCATCAATTAAAGGTGGCGTTGGTAAAAGTACAACAGCATTAATGTTCACAAATATAATTTCAAAAAAAAATAATAAAATATTATTGATCGATTTAGACCCACAAGCAAGCAGTACAAGCTTTTATATTAATACTATAAGAGAAAAAAATCTTAATTTAAAAAATATTAACATCTATAAAGTTCTTAAAAAAGAAATAGATATAGAAAATTCAATAATCAAAATAAATAAAAATATAGACTTTATAGCAAGTCATATAAACTTAAGCAAATTCAATGAAGAAAGCATCTCATTAAAAGAAAATTTGCTTAAAATATTTTTAAGCTTTATTAAAAATAGATATGATTTTATCATAATGGATACAGCACCTACATTAGGAAGTTTACTTAATAATAGTTTAATAATCACAGACTATTTAATTATACCATTACCAACAGATCAATGGGCAATTGAAAGTTTAGATTTAATAACCAGTAGACTTAATGATCTTTTTAGAAAAGATTTACCAACATTTTATTTAATAACTAAATTTATTGAAAGACAAAATATTGATAAAGAGCTCAAAAAATTTATTGAATGTGAATATAAAGGGAAATTTTTAGGCAGTGTACCAAAAAGAGATAATTTACGTAAAACTATTTTTTATAGAGAAGAATTTAATGTTAACGAAGATTATCATAAAGCCTATGAAAATATAATTGAAAATTTCCTGAGTATACTTTCAAATTAGTTCCATATGGAACTAGTAGTTCCATATGGAACTAATTTGAAAGTATACTCAGGAGAAAATAACAAATGAAATTAAATAAAAAAATAGAAATTGTTAAAAGAGTTGAACTCAATGAAAATGAAATAAAAAGAACCAGAGAATTTAGGTATTTAAAATTAAAAGAAAAACTGAAAATTTTAATAAAAGAAGAATCTTATAACAAAATTGAAACAGCTCGAATTTTAAAAGAAATTAACGATAACAAATATTACGTTATAGATAAATACAAAAGCTTTAATCATTTTATAAAAGATTATAATATGGCAAAAACCACTGTTTATAGATATATGAAATTAGCAACGGGAATTGATAGTGGTGAAATCAATTATGAATTAATTTTAAAAAAGGGAATATATTATGCTATACAAATCCTAGAAAAAAATGGAACCATAGCTACTTCAAAAAGCATACTAAATAGGTCCTTTAAGCTAAAAATTGAAGACGAAAAAAGCTTTGCTTTTTATAAATCAAATGTTAACTTTGTTAGCTTTTTATTAAAAGAAATATACTATAACAATCAAAAATTACTTACAAATATTAAAAATAAATATGAAAATATAAAAAACAAAAAATAATATTCTAAATTCATAAAGTAGTGTTTTGTTTAAAAAATGTTTCAAAAACACTTTACAAAAAAATAAAATACTATATAATAATTTATATAGATTGAGATGCAATGTCTCGCTCTTGTTGTTTGATTAGAATAATAAGTTGGCTACCAATATGGTAGCCTTTGTCATTTTTATAAATTATTAAAGTAGGACTTATATTTATATATTTATTAAACATGTTATAAAAAAATAATTATTTTGAACAGGAAATAAAAACCAATAAAGATTATAAAAATTAATTTTTATAATCTTTATTTTCGATTGATTCAACCATTACTAAGAAATCCAAAATTTTATACTTTTTCAAGCTTAAATCTTCTAATCCAATTTTAATTTTAACCTCATTATTCTTATAAGAAGCATCCTCTTCTTTTATCATCCTTTCTAATAAAGACTTGGATAAAACAAATGCGGAATAATTAAGCCAATTGCCAAAAAAATAGTTATTATCTCTTTTATAACTTATTCTTCCTTCGATTTTAGTTCCATCTGGTAATAATAAAGGAGTTTGTTCCGTTATACTATGGTTCCTAAACTTTGTATATAAAACTATTTTGGTTATTCCTGTTTTATAATTAAAAACTCCTTTAAGTTCTGCATTTTTGTTTAAACTTTGGTATATTCTAAATGTTTTTCCAAATTGATCATGCTCAACGTTTAAGGAAGTGCAAGATATTAATAATAAAAATCCCAAAAATTTTAATTGATTTCGACATAATTCCATATTCCTCTCCTTTGGTAAAAAAATTATAGATTAATGAACATAATGATATATTTTTTATTAGATCATTGCAAACAATTTTAAAAAATTGATGTTTTTTAAATTGGATTTTTGAAAAAACAAACTTTATGAATATAATTTTGAAAAAAATTATATTCAATGGTTTTTATCAGCTTTGTAAACATTTTAAATACTAACAAAACTATTTTTAAGAAACTAAAAGTTGATTTCAATATCTATGAACATTTAACATCTATTAAGCTTGTGCAGCAAGTGCCACATTAAAAATACAACTCTGAAATTAAGTGATACTAGGTGGACTTGTAGGATTTATAATACTTTGCATGATAGAGATATAAATGCAGCTCTAAATCTTAAAGCTTATTATTATAAGGAAATAAAAACTAAGGCAAGAACTGCCAGAAGTAAAGCTTGTGGACCGTTATCTAGTGGATGACCGTTCTTGTAGAATCTAAAAAGCTATCATGGGATGAAACAAGAAGATATTTCTACAATCTTTGATTTAGGAATAGCAGTTCACTTTTGTAAATTAAACTTAGTATTTAAAACTTTCTTCAAAAAAGAAAAGTCCTTCACCTAAAATAGCAAGGATAAAAACTGAAAAATCAAAACACCCATAGTTGTTTTTTAATTCAAGAATGTTTTAAGTGCATTTCACAATGTTAATATGAAATGTAATTTCATATATAATAAAATATAGACAAAATTTAAATTTATAAAAACTTATAAGGATGTTTGATATGAAAATATTGATAAAAAAATTAAGAGAGGTATTATTTCTTAATCTAATCTTACTTATTTCTTGTGTTAAGGAAACTGGTGGGAACAAATTAGTGTTTAAGCTCAATATTGGAAGTGAACCCGCCACTTTAGATGCTCAACTGGTAAACGATACGGTTGGATCAAAGATTGTAAGTCAAATGTTCCTTGGCATTTTAAATGGAGATCCCAGAACTGGGGGGTACAGACCGGGACTTGCAAAAAGTTGGGATATTTCTAATGACGGCTTAGTTTATACGTTTCATTTAAGAGATAATCTTTACTGGAGCGATGGTGTTTCTATTACTGCCGAAGGAATAAGAAAATCTTATCTTAGAATTTTAGATAAAGAAACCGGTTCATCTGTTGTTAACATTGTTAAGTCTGTTATAAAAAATGCAGAGGAGTATTTTGATGGTAAAGTAAATGACGCTGCTCTTGGAATTAAAGCTCTTGATGAGAAAACTTTAGAAATAACACTAAAATCCCCAAAACCATATTTTCTTGACATGTTAGCACATCAAACATTTATTCCCGTACCAGTACATACTATTGAAAAATATGGGCAAAGATGGACAAATCCTGAGAATATGGTTGTTAGCGGTCCTTTCAAATTGAAATCTAGAGTTTTAAATGAAAATGTTATTCTTGAAAAAAATAACAAGTATTATAAATCTAAAGATGTTGTTCTTGATAATATTATATTTTTCATTACAGATAATAGCATTACAGCTTATAATATGTATTTAAATGATGAACTAGATGCAATTTTTAATAATGTTCCGCCAGATTTAATTAAGGATCTTAAGCTTAGAGATGATTATTATTCAATGGGGATTAATTCAACTTATTTTTATTCTTTGAATACCAAAGTAAAACCGCTTGATAATGTTAAAGTTAGAAAAGCGCTATCTTTTGCTATTGATAGAAAAACTTTAACAGAGAGTGTTCTTAATGATAGTTCTATTCCTACAAGAAGAGCGACCCCAGATTATATTGATTACTCTTACAAAAGTAATTTAAGCTTATTTGATGTTGAAATGGCTAAGAATCTTCTGGTAGATGCAGGATATCCTAATGGTAGGAATTTCCCTTTATTGAAAGCGAAGTATAATACAAATGATAGGCAGAGAAAAATTGCTGAATTTATTCAAAATCAGTGGAAAAAAAATTTAAATATTAATGTTCAGTTTGAGAATGAAGAATGGTCAACATATATAAATAGCAGAGTAAATGGTAATTACGAAATAATAAGATCGGGGTGGTCAGGAGATTATGCTGATCCTATGACATTCTTAAGCATCTTTAAAACCGAAAACACGGCTTTTTCATCTTATGGATATTCAAATTCTGAATATGATAAACTTTTAATAAAATCAGACCATGAAAGTAATATTTTTGAAAGACAAAAAATTCTAAAAAAAGCAGAGGCAATAATAATCGAAAGAGATTTTCCAGCTATATTTATTAATATAAATGCTTCTAGTTATCTTTTTAGGAACGATAAGTGGAAAGGTTGGGAGCCTAACATTTCGGAAAGATTTGATTTATCTGAAATAAAACCAATTAAATAATTTATAGCCAGATCTTTTGATTTGGCTATAAACAAAAATAAGAAATGAATTTTTATTTTAAAAATTCATTTCTTATTAATTTAATTATTTTGGAATTATTATGTTTCAATAAAATAAACGCTGAGTGCATTAACGCTAGAAAAAGTATTGCAAAAACAGATGATAGTATTATGTTTTTCATTATTTCTCTCCTACCAATGTTGGTTATTCTTTCTTCAAAGAATAATGCAAAATTTTAATATTTTAAAGAGGAGAGGTTATTTAATTTAACAAATATTTTTATATATTTAGGGCATGTTAAAAACATCGTGAGGATGCGATTCTTTTAATGAAGAATGGCTTATTTTTACAAATTTAGAATTTATTTTTAAATCAGATATTGTAATTGCTCCTATATAGCCCATTCCGGACATTAATCCACCTTTTAGTTGAACCAAAATATCTTTTAATTTTCCAGAATACGGTACCATGCCTTCAATTCCTTCAGGGACTAATTTTTTAGGCTCATTGTTATTGTGTTGAAAATATCTTGATTTAGAGCCTCTTTTCATGGCAGTAATAGATCCCATTCCAACGTAAGATTTGAATTTTTTTCCATTGTAAATTATTTCTTCTGAAGGAGATTCTTTTACACCCGCAAAGAGATTGCCTATCATTACGCTATCAGCCCCTGCTGCAATGGCTTTAACTACATCTCCTGAAAACCTAATTCCACCATCTGCTATAATACAAATATTTGTGTTTTTGCAAACCTCATAAACATCACAGATTGCTGTTATTTGGGGAACACCAACTCCCGCAACGATTCTTGTTGTACATATGCTACCTGGGCCTATTCCTACTTTTAAACAGTCTGCTCCTGCATTGATTAAATCCAATGCAGCTTCTTTAGTTACTATATTGCCGGCAATAAGGTCTAAGTTTGGATACTTGTTTTTAATTGTTTTGACAAGCTCTATTATTCTTGTAGAATGCCCATGGGCAGAGTCTATGACAAGTAAATCTACATGTGCTTTTACAAGCTCTTCAACTCGTTCTATAGTGTCAATATCAATGGAAACAGCAGCCCCCACTCTTAGTCTACTGTTTAAATCTTTACATGCATTAGGAAAATCTTCTTTGTGTTCTGCATTTTTGTGTATTTTGGGTTCTTCTAGATCTTCTTTTGCAGACATTTTGGTTGCTTGTTCATTTATATACTTATTATTGTTGTTAGTTTTTTGAGCTTTATATGTCTTTACTTTTTCTATTTCTTTTTTTTGAGCTTCTATTGACATATTTTTATGTATAATACCTATTCCCCCTTCTTTAGCAATAGCTATTGCCATTCGGCTTTCTGTAACAGTATCCATTGCAGAGCTTAAAAATGGTATATTTAAGGATATATTTTTTGTCAATTGTGTTTTTAAGCAAACTTCACTAGGCAATACAGAGGATTTTCTTGGAATTAAAGACACATCATCAAAAGTTAAAGCTTCTTTTATTATCTTGTTTGTCATAAACTTTCCTTTTTATTGTTTTTATTATTCCCATTCTATGGTTGATGGAGGCTTAGAAGATATATCATAACAAACTCTATTTACGCCTCTAACTTCATTAATTATTCTTGAAGAAACTTTTCTTAAAAAATTATAAGGAAGTTCAGTCCATTCTGCAGTCATGAAATCTTGAGTATTCACACATCTAATAACAGCTGTATATTCATATGTTCTTTGATCTCCCATTACGCCCACAGATTTGATAGGTAGCAATACAACAAATGCTTGTCTTATTTCATAATATAAATCATTTATAAAAAGCTCTTCTGTTAAAATATTGTCTGCTTCTTGCAAGATATTTATCTTCTCTTGTGTTATTTCTCCAATTATTCTTATAGCTAGTCCTGGTCCTGGAAATGGGTGTCTATAAAGTGCTTCTTTTTTAATACCTAGATTTATTCCAATTTGAATTATTTCATCTTTAAAAAATTCATTTAAAGGTTCTAAAAGTTTTAAACTCATCTTATCTGGGAGTCCTCCTACATTGTGATGGGATTTAATTTTTGAAGAAGCGTTATTTTTTGATTTAGATTCAATTACATCGGAATAAATTGTTCCTTGTGCTAAATATTCTATATTTTGATCTTCTAAAGTAATTTTTTCAAAAACATTTACAAATTCTTTTCCTATTATTTTTCTTTTTTCCTCAGGATCACTTATATTTTTTAAGTGGTTCAAGAATTTTGCAGAAGCATCAATATATTTTATATTTAAATCATATTGCTGATTTAATTCTAGTATTTTTTTATCTTCATTTTTACGCAATAGGCCGGTGTTTACAAAAACGCAGATCAAATTTTCTTTTATTGCTTTTTTTATAAGTAATGCACAAACCAAAGAGTCTGTACCACCGGAAAATCCCAAAATAACCTTTTTACTACCCACCTTGAGCTTAATTTTTTCTACAATAGTTTCTATATTGCTCTTTAATGACCAATTAGTTTGAGCTTTGCAAATTTTAAAAACAAAATTTTTAAGTATTTGATCCCCAAATTCAGAATGAGTTACTTCTGGATGGAATTGTAGACCATAAATTTTTTGAGCTTCATTTGATATAGAAGCAATACAATTTTTTGTAAAAGCTAACTGTTTGAAATTGTTGGGAATTTTTTCAATACTATCTCCATGACTCATAATAATTTGAAATTTGTTTGGAAGTTCTGAAAATAAAAGAGATTTTTCATCTTTTAAAAAGATTTCAGAACCCCCATATTCTTGTTTAAGGTCTTTAGATACTAAACCACCAAATAATTTAACAATTAATTGCATTCCATAACATATACCTAAAACAGGTATTTTTAAATTAAAAATTTCCATGTCCAATGTAGGAGCTTCTTTTGAGTAAACAGAAGAGGGACCCCCACTTAATATTATTCCTGCGATGTTCATATTTTTAATTTCTTTTAAAGGCGTATGGTAAGGTATTACTTTTGTATAAACACCAATTTCTCTAATTCTTCTTGCAATTAGCTGACTATATTGGGATCCAAAATCTAATATAAGTATTGCACGAACATTCATTATAAGTCCTTAAAATGAATAAAAGTTTTTTTATTATTAAAGCGCATTTCGTTTAATTGTAGCATATTTAGCTTTGTTTCTGTCAACCTTACAAATAAATTGTCTTAATTTATTTGTAATATTTTAAATAATTTTTCAATAAATCAATCTGAAAAATTATTTAAAATATTGCTCTTGAAAAATTATTTTTTTTATATAAAAAATTGAAAAGAAAAATTGTTGAACTAATAATTCATATAAAAAGGAGGCACAAATTAATGAAAAAGAATACATTAAGTGCAATATTAATGACTTTATTTTTATTTATATCTTGTAATAATTCAGGTGGGGATTCTACATCTACTAAGCCTGTTGATGAGCCTGCTAAGGGACCTAATCTTGCAGAAATAAGTAAAAAAATTACAGATTCTAACACATTTGTACTGGCTGTGAAAGAAGTTGAGACTTTGGTTTCATCTATAGATGAGCTTGCTAAGAAAGCTATTGGCCAAAAAATAGATCAAAATAGTGGTTTAGGTGCTTTACAGAATCAAAACGGATCATTGTTAGCAGGAGTCTATGCAATATCAACTCTAATAACAGATAAATTGAGTAAATTGAAAAATTCAGAAGAATTAAAGGCGGAAATTGCAAAGGCTAAGAAATGTTCCGAAGACTTTACTAATAAACTAAAGCTTAGTCACGCTGATCTTGGAGCGGTAAATGGTGCTACTACTGATGATCATGCAAAAGCGGCTATTTTAAAAACAAATGCGCCTGACGACAAGGGTGCTAAAGAATTTAAAGGTTTATTTGAATCAGTAGAAAGCTTGTCAAAAGCAGCTAAAGCAGCATTAGCCAATTCAGTTAAAGAGCTTACAAGTCCTGTTGCGGCAGAAACTCCAAAAAAACCTTAATCAAGATCAATATTATAATATTTTAAAAAAGTAATTGGAAAAATAAAGTCAATATAGAGTCAAGAAATATTTCTTGACTTTTATTTTTCTATTTTTTAAAAATTCATTTTAAATAAGGATTAAATGATTTTATCTTTAAGTCTTTAAGAATAAAACTTATTTCAAAAGTCGCAATAGCCTTAAATTTAAGTGTTCTAAATATAAAAAATTAGACAGTAATTTGATTTAGAGATTACAAAATTTTGATTTTGAAGACCTAACAGTTTTAGCAAATTTATTTTAAGGACAATAAGAGTTTTTTGGTTTTATGTGGGCTTCTATAAAGTTGCTCAATAGATAGAATATTTTAATAATACAAACTTTCTTCATAATTTATAATTAGTTTTTTAAAAGTACAAATTTTAAATTTTTTTTATAAATAGCAAATCAGTTAATAACCATAAATAAACTTAATAATAAAAACTATACACAGTATTATCATTATTGGAGAGATTTTATTTTTTTTATTTTCCAATAAATTAAGTATTATATTTATTAAAACATAAAATATTATTCCAATGCTTATTCCTGAAGAGATATTGTATGTTAAGGGAATCAAAAAAAGTATTAAAAAACTAGAAACATTTTCTCTTATATTAGAGAAATTAATTTTTATTATTTCTCTACACATTGAAAATCCTACATATATTAGTGCTGCAGCAGTTGCACTAGCAGGAACAGCAATAAATAATGGTGAAAGGAATATTGCAATAAAGAACATTATTCCCGTTACTATTACCGTAAGTCCAGTTTTCCCGCCTTCTTCTATTCCTGTGCAACTTTCAATGTATGCTGTTACAGTTGACACTCCTATTATTGCTCCAACGGTAGTAGAAATGGCATCAATTAAAAATATTTTGCCAACATTGGGAATTTTTCCGTTTTTGTCTAACATATTACCTTTTGCTGCTACTGCTATTAAAGTACCTAAGGTATCAAATAAATCGTTAAACAGTAATACTAATACAATTGTAATAAAGCTCCAAAAATGTTCACTTAAAACATAAGAAAAATCTAATTGATTAAATATTGGTTTAATAGATTCGAATCTTAAAATTCCGTCTGGAAAACGTATACCAGCTGCAACTGCGCTTTCTGGATTAAAAATTGCATATATCCAGGCTATGGCAGTAACTGAACAAATTGCCCAAAGTATACTTCCCCGTATATTTAATTGTTCAAGAATTACAATAAAAAATAATCCTAAAAATGTAAATAAAACCTTAAAGTCAATAAATGATCCAATTCCAACCAATGTAGCATCATTTTTAATGATGATCCCACCATTGACAAAGCCAATAAAAGCAATAAAAAGCCCTATTCCAACTGTGACAGAGTATTTTAAATTTACTGGTATAGAATTTACAATACTTTCTCGAGCCCTTGATAGAGATAATACAATAAAAATTAGCCCTTCAGTAAAAACAGCAGCTAATGCAACTTGCCAAGGAATATTCATTCCAATTACTACAGAAAATGCAAAAAATGCATTAAGCCCCATACCTGGTGCTAGTGCAATAGGGGTATTAGTATAAAGTCCCATTAATATGCTAGAAAATGCTGATGTTAAGCAGGTGGCAGTAACTAATGCACCAATTGGCATACCCGTGCTAGATAATATTGCCGGATTAACAGCTATTATGTATGCCATGCTCAAAAAAGTAGTAATACCTGCGATAATTTCTTTTTTATAATCAATGGTTTTATTTTTAAATTGAAATAACAATGTTTCTTTGAATTGATTCATTACAAATTACTCCTTAAATTTTATTTTATATCAAAAACAAAACCGGCGCCATCGATCAAATTTAATCTACTAACAAAATGTGGTGATAAATTAAATTTCATGAAAATATTAATAACCATAAATAAACTTAATAATAAAAATTAAACACAATATTAGCATTACAGGAGAAATCTTAATCTTTTCTTTGCTAAAAAGATTAAATGATAAATTTACTAAAACGTAAAACATTGCCCCAACAAAAAATCCCGAAGAAATACTGTAAGTTAGAGGAATTAAAAAGAATATTAAAAAGCTAGAAATATTTTCTCTAATATTAGAGAAATCAATTTTTATTAGTTCTCTACACATTGAAAATCCCACATATATTAAAGCCGCAGCAGTTGCGCTAGCAGGAACAGCAATAAAAAGAGGAGCAAAAAAAACTGCAACTAAAAATAATAATCCGGTTACAATCGAAGTAATACCCGTTTTACCACCCTCAGCAATTCCTGTAAAACTTTCAATATAAGTAGTAACAGTAGAAACTCCCATTATTGCTCCAAAAGTAGTAGCAATACCATCAACTAGTAATATTTTTTTTGCATTAGGAATTTTTCCGTTTTTATCCAACATACCACCTTTTGTGGTAACACTTATTAAAATACCTACAGTATCAAATAAATCATTGAATAATAGAATAAAAACTATTGATATAAAAGTCCAAAAATGTTCGCTTAAAACATAAGAAAAATCTAATTGATTAAATATTGGTCTAATAGATTCGAATCTTAAAACACCATTGGGAAGATGTATTCCAATAGATTTGGCGCCTTCTAAATTAAATGCCGCATATATCCAAGCTGTAAGAGTAACTATACTAATTGCCCAAAGTATGCTTCCTCGTACATTTAATTTTTCAAAAATTGCAATAAAAAATAGTCCTAAAAATGTAAATAAAACTTTTAAGTCAATAAATGATCCAATTCCAACCAATGTGGCATCATTTTTAATGACGATTCCACCATTGACAAAACCAATAAAAGCAATAAAAAGCCCTATTCCGACTGTGATAGAGTATTTTAGATTTGTTGGAATAGAATTTATGATTTGCTCTCTTACTCTTAAAAAGGATAGGAGAATAAAAATTAGTCCTTCGGTAAAAACAGCGGCTAATGCAACTTGCCAAGGAATATTCATTCCAATTACCACAGAAAATGCAAAAAATGCATTTAAACTCATTCCAGAAGCTAATGCTAGCGGTGTATTAGTATAAAGCCCCATTAGTATAGTAGAAAATGCTGCTGTTAGACAGGTTGCAGTGACTAGCGCACCAATTGGCATGCCTGTGTTAGATAGTATTGCCGGGTTAACAGCTATAATATATGACATACTCAAAAAAGTAGTAATGCCTGCAAAAACTTCCTTTTTATAGTTAATATCGTTGTTTTTAAATTGAATATATAAACCTTTTATATATTTTCCCATAAAATTTTCCTTTTTATTGTTTAAAAATATTTTAAATAATAACCATTAACCCTTTAATTCTTTTTGAAGATCTATTAAATCTTATTAATCATAATATTTTGGAAAAGAATATTTTCACTGTCAGGCAAGTTCGAAAATACAATAGTTTTAATAACTCTTTCAGAACTATTTGTAATAACAAATTTTCTAGCTTTAATAAGCTTTAAATAAGCTTTTAAAGAAATATCTTTTCCAACGCTAAAAAAGGTTTGAATATACTTATGATCAACCAACTTGTGACGATTGAATAAAAACAAGGCAATTATATCATTCCCAACTTTTAAAAATAAAGGCTCTTTGTACCTTAAATTCCACTTATTAGAAATAGTAAAATAATGT
The sequence above is a segment of the Borreliella spielmanii genome. Coding sequences within it:
- a CDS encoding NCS2 family permease, whose product is MGKYIKGLYIQFKNNDINYKKEVFAGITTFLSMSYIIAVNPAILSNTGMPIGALVTATCLTAAFSTILMGLYTNTPLALASGMSLNAFFAFSVVIGMNIPWQVALAAVFTEGLIFILLSFLRVREQIINSIPTNLKYSITVGIGLFIAFIGFVNGGIVIKNDATLVGIGSFIDLKVLFTFLGLFFIAIFEKLNVRGSILWAISIVTLTAWIYAAFNLEGAKSIGIHLPNGVLRFESIRPIFNQLDFSYVLSEHFWTFISIVFILLFNDLFDTVGILISVTTKGGMLDKNGKIPNAKKILLVDGIATTFGAIMGVSTVTTYIESFTGIAEGGKTGITSIVTGLLFLVAVFFAPLFIAVPASATAAALIYVGFSMCRELIKIDFSNIRENISSFLIFFLIPLTYSISSGFFVGAMFYVLVNLSFNLFSKEKIKISPVMLILCLIFIIKFIYGY
- a CDS encoding Vsp/OspC family lipoprotein, encoding MKKNTLSAILMTLFLFISCNNSGGDSTSTKPVDEPAKGPNLAEISKKITDSNTFVLAVKEVETLVSSIDELAKKAIGQKIDQNSGLGALQNQNGSLLAGVYAISTLITDKLSKLKNSEELKAEIAKAKKCSEDFTNKLKLSHADLGAVNGATTDDHAKAAILKTNAPDDKGAKEFKGLFESVESLSKAAKAALANSVKELTSPVAAETPKKP
- the guaA gene encoding glutamine-hydrolyzing GMP synthase, with translation MNVRAILILDFGSQYSQLIARRIREIGVYTKVIPYHTPLKEIKNMNIAGIILSGGPSSVYSKEAPTLDMEIFNLKIPVLGICYGMQLIVKLFGGLVSKDLKQEYGGSEIFLKDEKSLLFSELPNKFQIIMSHGDSIEKIPNNFKQLAFTKNCIASISNEAQKIYGLQFHPEVTHSEFGDQILKNFVFKICKAQTNWSLKSNIETIVEKIKLKVGSKKVILGFSGGTDSLVCALLIKKAIKENLICVFVNTGLLRKNEDKKILELNQQYDLNIKYIDASAKFLNHLKNISDPEEKRKIIGKEFVNVFEKITLEDQNIEYLAQGTIYSDVIESKSKNNASSKIKSHHNVGGLPDKMSLKLLEPLNEFFKDEIIQIGINLGIKKEALYRHPFPGPGLAIRIIGEITQEKINILQEADNILTEELFINDLYYEIRQAFVVLLPIKSVGVMGDQRTYEYTAVIRCVNTQDFMTAEWTELPYNFLRKVSSRIINEVRGVNRVCYDISSKPPSTIEWE
- a CDS encoding NCS2 family permease — protein: MNQFKETLLFQFKNKTIDYKKEIIAGITTFLSMAYIIAVNPAILSSTGMPIGALVTATCLTSAFSSILMGLYTNTPIALAPGMGLNAFFAFSVVIGMNIPWQVALAAVFTEGLIFIVLSLSRARESIVNSIPVNLKYSVTVGIGLFIAFIGFVNGGIIIKNDATLVGIGSFIDFKVLFTFLGLFFIVILEQLNIRGSILWAICSVTAIAWIYAIFNPESAVAAGIRFPDGILRFESIKPIFNQLDFSYVLSEHFWSFITIVLVLLFNDLFDTLGTLIAVAAKGNMLDKNGKIPNVGKIFLIDAISTTVGAIIGVSTVTAYIESCTGIEEGGKTGLTVIVTGIMFFIAIFLSPLFIAVPASATAAALIYVGFSMCREIIKINFSNIRENVSSFLILFLIPLTYNISSGISIGIIFYVLINIILNLLENKKNKISPIMIILCIVFIIKFIYGY